The Thioalkalivibrio thiocyanodenitrificans ARhD 1 genome window below encodes:
- a CDS encoding SH3-like domain-containing protein: MSSSTREEVLQHLQTVGQLQPALHKQTHAPAPTEITHTLYRAYTRSAHDVGGEYDVPIEWHEKEEEVWELNTFATCECLAWRGVWTAEERRRRQNVDVGQTIYLGLPYYGRWLMTAALILIDKQYVTLTELHDKIEEVRKRYEQS; the protein is encoded by the coding sequence ATGTCATCGTCAACACGAGAAGAGGTGCTCCAGCATCTTCAGACCGTCGGACAGCTGCAGCCGGCACTGCATAAGCAGACGCACGCGCCGGCTCCGACGGAGATCACTCATACGCTCTACCGGGCGTACACGCGTTCGGCGCATGATGTCGGCGGTGAGTATGACGTGCCCATCGAGTGGCATGAGAAAGAAGAGGAAGTGTGGGAGCTCAACACCTTTGCGACCTGCGAATGCCTGGCATGGCGCGGCGTCTGGACGGCCGAGGAACGTCGTCGGCGTCAGAACGTTGATGTTGGCCAGACCATCTACCTCGGGCTTCCTTATTACGGGCGTTGGCTGATGACGGCGGCCCTGATCCTTATCGACAAACAGTACGTCACGCTCACTGAGCTGCACGACAAAATCGAAGAGGTGAGAAAGCGCTATGAGCAGAGTTGA
- a CDS encoding ABC transporter ATP-binding protein: MPVRGVDIKIKGLTHKYTPKSPLTFEEVNLEAKPGEAIAIIGRSGCGKSTLLHIMAGLLPATGGKVHLGDTEVRGPSPRWVMMFQAPHLFPWMQVTQNVGVGLRFAGWPKKKIDERVNEALKLVELEKFADHNVQDLSGGQQQRVALARSLVMEPEILMLDEPFSALDAFTRSSLQHDVRAIAKRIGINLILVTHDIDEAVIMADRALIMAGSPGRFMDEMQVDLPDPRNREDPEVQRMRAELMTAFHDATASAKGQRPAADDEEESPSVQQRGSSPSAAVPG; the protein is encoded by the coding sequence ATGCCAGTCCGCGGCGTAGACATCAAGATCAAGGGCCTTACACACAAATACACGCCCAAGAGCCCGCTCACCTTCGAGGAAGTCAACCTGGAGGCAAAACCGGGGGAGGCCATCGCGATCATCGGCCGCTCCGGCTGCGGGAAGTCGACCCTTCTTCATATCATGGCCGGGCTGCTTCCTGCGACAGGCGGCAAGGTGCACCTCGGTGATACCGAGGTGCGGGGGCCCTCGCCTCGCTGGGTGATGATGTTTCAGGCCCCGCACCTGTTCCCGTGGATGCAGGTGACGCAGAACGTGGGTGTCGGATTGCGTTTCGCGGGCTGGCCGAAGAAGAAGATCGACGAGCGGGTCAACGAGGCGCTCAAGCTCGTAGAGCTCGAGAAGTTCGCCGACCACAATGTACAGGACCTGTCCGGAGGGCAGCAGCAGCGCGTGGCGCTGGCACGCTCCCTGGTCATGGAACCCGAGATCCTGATGCTGGATGAACCCTTCTCCGCGTTGGATGCTTTCACCCGCTCGTCCCTGCAGCACGATGTGCGCGCCATTGCCAAACGGATCGGTATCAACCTGATCCTTGTGACCCACGATATCGATGAAGCGGTCATCATGGCCGATCGCGCCCTGATCATGGCGGGGTCGCCCGGCAGGTTCATGGACGAGATGCAAGTCGACCTCCCGGATCCGCGCAACCGCGAGGACCCGGAAGTTCAAAGGATGCGCGCAGAGTTGATGACCGCCTTTCATGACGCGACAGCCAGTGCCAAGGGTCAGCGACCCGCGGCTGATGATGAAGAGGAGTCGCCGTCTGTGCAGCAACGGGGCTCCTCGCCGTCAGCCGCCGTGCCGGGCTGA
- a CDS encoding nuclear transport factor 2 family protein, producing MSERPPFPPFTRETAIQKVRMAENAWNTGDPEKVSLAYTEDSRWRNRAEFFQGREAIVAFLKRKWARELDYRLIKELWAFHDNRIAVRFQYEWHDDSGNWFRAHGNENWEFDERGLMRRREASINDVPIGESERKFLWKQGPRPDDFPGLTELGL from the coding sequence ATGTCCGAACGACCGCCATTCCCGCCGTTTACCCGCGAGACCGCCATCCAGAAGGTCCGGATGGCCGAGAACGCATGGAACACCGGCGATCCGGAGAAGGTATCGCTCGCTTATACTGAGGACAGCCGTTGGCGCAACCGCGCTGAGTTCTTCCAGGGACGTGAAGCGATCGTGGCCTTTCTTAAGCGCAAGTGGGCACGTGAGCTGGATTACCGCCTGATCAAGGAACTGTGGGCATTTCATGACAACCGGATTGCGGTGCGTTTTCAGTACGAGTGGCATGACGATTCCGGCAACTGGTTTCGTGCCCACGGCAACGAGAACTGGGAGTTTGACGAGCGGGGGCTGATGCGTCGGCGTGAGGCCAGCATCAACGATGTGCCCATCGGGGAATCCGAGCGCAAGTTCCTGTGGAAGCAGGGACCGCGCCCCGACGATTTTCCGGGACTGACGGAGTTGGGGCTCTAG
- a CDS encoding sulfurtransferase TusA family protein yields MSEVKVIDACNTFCPGPLMELITHMKQANVGDTLELLSTDSGTATDVPEWINKVGHEMISAEQVGDIWHIKVRKTK; encoded by the coding sequence ATGAGTGAAGTGAAAGTTATTGACGCATGCAACACCTTCTGTCCCGGACCGCTCATGGAGCTCATCACCCATATGAAGCAGGCCAACGTGGGTGACACGCTTGAGCTGCTGTCGACCGACAGCGGCACGGCCACTGACGTGCCGGAGTGGATCAACAAGGTCGGGCACGAGATGATCAGCGCCGAACAGGTTGGCGACATCTGGCATATCAAGGTTCGGAAGACCAAGTAG
- a CDS encoding SH3-like domain-containing protein: MSRVEHDRTHHAKIATGVGDPQCFKGKAGKAKFKIGDRVRVKDRPDIFYTRTMTYVRGAVGTIVRTVYESPPAEDEAWDNTDNVVWFYSIVFSQRDLWPEYHEVYGGDTLETEIPEMYLEKA, from the coding sequence ATGAGCAGAGTTGAGCACGATAGGACTCATCACGCCAAGATCGCCACGGGCGTTGGCGATCCCCAGTGTTTCAAGGGCAAGGCGGGGAAGGCCAAGTTCAAGATCGGTGATCGGGTTCGCGTCAAGGACCGCCCGGATATCTTTTATACCCGCACTATGACTTACGTCCGCGGGGCCGTCGGCACGATCGTCAGGACTGTTTATGAAAGCCCCCCTGCCGAGGACGAAGCCTGGGACAACACGGACAATGTCGTGTGGTTCTACAGCATCGTGTTCTCGCAGCGCGATCTCTGGCCCGAGTATCATGAGGTCTACGGGGGCGACACCCTGGAGACCGAAATCCCCGAGATGTATCTAGAGAAGGCGTAA
- a CDS encoding DsrE family protein, which translates to MSSQINIVCVSGTREKLQMAAMMASVAAASGDTVTVFFSMNALTYFVKGNVADAPVEGEFGTLMAHEGVPPFRQLFQQAAELGDAQLLPCSMAMDLLKITGDDLDPEFGPPTGLTRFLVQSEGGQLLTF; encoded by the coding sequence ATGTCAAGTCAAATCAACATCGTTTGCGTGTCCGGAACACGTGAAAAGCTGCAGATGGCCGCAATGATGGCATCGGTCGCAGCCGCCAGCGGAGATACGGTGACCGTGTTCTTTTCCATGAACGCGCTGACGTACTTCGTCAAGGGGAACGTCGCGGATGCACCCGTGGAAGGCGAGTTCGGAACGCTCATGGCACATGAGGGTGTGCCGCCGTTCAGACAGCTTTTCCAGCAGGCGGCTGAGCTTGGCGACGCACAGTTGTTGCCGTGCTCGATGGCGATGGACTTACTGAAAATCACGGGAGACGATCTCGACCCGGAGTTTGGTCCGCCAACGGGTCTGACGCGTTTTCTCGTTCAATCCGAGGGTGGGCAGCTGCTCACTTTCTGA
- a CDS encoding ABC transporter substrate-binding protein: protein MGAGIEKPGLIDHGTGLNRRSFLKAGAAAGLGAMMPWGQAWPDKPKDEVVRVGYIPITDAAALLIAYDKGFYKEQGLDAVRPELHRGWMPFVEAFQSHRHNVSHFLNPIPLWMRYGTGVPVKITAWDHTNGSACVVGRHTGITSWSEFGGKQVAVPWWYSNHNIILQQFLREYGITPVIRSQDAQLAPNECNLQVVAPPDMPPALAARRIDAYIVAEPFNSLGEVQAGANMLRFTGDYWKGHPCCVVVMHEADVEDPDRKAWTQAVTDAIVQAQLWIAENREEAAMRLSRDGGGYLPFPFQVIDRAMNFYDPAYYDNPQAIKHVEWQQDRINMQAWPYPSATKVVVDEMRKVVITGDRSFLDELDTDFVVNDLVNYDFIRNSLEKFPAWRNDKSVPQEGNPYEREEVFKI from the coding sequence ATGGGTGCAGGCATCGAGAAGCCGGGTTTGATTGACCATGGCACGGGTCTCAACCGGCGCAGCTTCCTCAAAGCGGGGGCGGCTGCCGGCCTCGGCGCGATGATGCCGTGGGGCCAGGCCTGGCCGGACAAGCCCAAGGATGAGGTGGTGCGTGTCGGATACATCCCCATCACCGATGCGGCAGCCCTGTTGATTGCGTACGACAAGGGTTTCTACAAGGAGCAGGGGCTCGACGCCGTTCGCCCGGAACTCCATCGCGGCTGGATGCCTTTTGTGGAGGCTTTTCAGTCACACAGACACAATGTGTCGCATTTTCTCAATCCCATCCCGCTCTGGATGCGCTATGGCACGGGCGTCCCGGTCAAGATCACGGCCTGGGACCATACCAACGGCTCGGCCTGCGTGGTCGGCAGGCATACGGGAATCACCAGTTGGTCCGAGTTTGGCGGAAAGCAGGTGGCAGTGCCGTGGTGGTACTCCAACCACAACATCATCCTTCAGCAGTTCCTGCGGGAGTACGGCATCACACCGGTGATACGTTCCCAGGACGCGCAACTCGCGCCCAACGAGTGCAACCTGCAGGTGGTGGCGCCGCCGGACATGCCGCCCGCACTCGCCGCACGAAGAATCGATGCCTATATCGTTGCCGAGCCGTTCAATTCCCTGGGAGAGGTGCAGGCCGGGGCGAACATGCTGCGCTTCACGGGAGATTACTGGAAGGGTCATCCGTGCTGCGTGGTGGTGATGCACGAGGCGGACGTCGAGGATCCTGACCGCAAGGCGTGGACTCAAGCGGTCACGGACGCCATTGTCCAGGCTCAGCTCTGGATCGCGGAGAACCGGGAAGAGGCGGCTATGCGTCTTTCCCGCGACGGTGGTGGCTACCTGCCGTTCCCCTTCCAGGTGATCGACCGGGCGATGAACTTCTACGACCCGGCTTATTACGATAATCCTCAGGCAATCAAGCATGTGGAGTGGCAGCAGGACCGTATCAACATGCAGGCCTGGCCCTACCCATCGGCGACCAAAGTCGTGGTCGACGAGATGCGCAAGGTTGTCATCACGGGTGATCGTTCGTTCCTGGACGAGCTGGACACCGACTTTGTGGTCAATGATCTGGTCAACTACGACTTCATCAGGAACTCGCTCGAGAAGTTCCCGGCATGGCGGAATGACAAGAGCGTTCCACAGGAAGGCAATCCCTATGAACGTGAGGAGGTGTTCAAGATATGA
- a CDS encoding ABC transporter permease → MSTDAAPQGREMPAFGRMCVRGARRLMYAAGGILVLLVLWQLGIMYLVSQPETRVFGGFGPIPTFLKFPELWAQGRIQSAISASLVDRLGTGLLIASIIGVPLGILIGRSRRFRELSHSPFQFIRMVSPLAWMPLAVIIFATWNGAIVFLIVIAAMWPVAYSTAAGLAKVDPSWYKVARNLGASRIHILKTVILPAIAFDIFSGLRLALGVAWIVLVPAELLGVTSGLGYAIRDARETVDYSYLTAMLVTIGVIGFIMDSVLVCLINRYSWYHRRKH, encoded by the coding sequence ATGAGTACTGATGCCGCGCCCCAGGGGCGTGAGATGCCTGCTTTCGGCCGCATGTGCGTCCGTGGGGCGCGGCGCCTGATGTATGCCGCCGGGGGGATACTGGTGCTGCTGGTCCTGTGGCAGCTCGGAATCATGTACCTGGTGAGCCAGCCGGAGACCCGGGTGTTCGGGGGCTTCGGCCCGATTCCCACGTTCCTGAAGTTCCCGGAGCTGTGGGCGCAGGGCAGGATACAGAGCGCCATCAGCGCAAGTCTCGTGGACCGTCTGGGGACGGGGCTGCTTATTGCCTCAATCATCGGCGTGCCCCTGGGCATTCTCATCGGCCGCAGCAGGCGGTTCAGGGAACTCTCTCACTCGCCGTTCCAGTTCATTCGTATGGTCAGCCCCCTGGCATGGATGCCGCTGGCGGTGATCATCTTCGCGACATGGAACGGGGCGATCGTGTTTCTCATCGTGATCGCCGCGATGTGGCCGGTGGCGTACTCGACCGCAGCGGGGCTCGCCAAGGTGGACCCGAGCTGGTACAAGGTTGCGCGAAATCTTGGCGCCAGCCGCATCCACATTCTCAAGACAGTCATTCTGCCGGCGATTGCGTTCGATATCTTCAGTGGGTTGCGACTCGCCCTGGGTGTTGCGTGGATCGTGCTCGTGCCGGCTGAGCTGCTGGGGGTCACCTCGGGACTCGGTTACGCCATCAGGGACGCGCGTGAGACGGTGGATTACAGCTACCTGACGGCCATGCTGGTTACGATCGGCGTGATCGGGTTCATCATGGACAGCGTGCTTGTATGCCTGATCAACCGCTACAGCTGGTATCACCGCAGGAAACATTGA
- the cynS gene encoding cyanase: MNKEEMTDRIIAAKKARGLTWEAIAAEVGKGQTWVTSACLGMNSMPEDIARRLCDFLELDDEVCITLQEYPHKSWKKTVPQDPVIYRLYEALGVYGDTIKETIHEKFGDGIMSAIDFSMDIRKQEDPNGDRVVITLNGKFLPYRSW, translated from the coding sequence ATGAACAAAGAAGAAATGACCGACCGCATCATTGCTGCCAAAAAGGCCCGGGGACTCACCTGGGAGGCCATTGCCGCCGAGGTGGGCAAGGGTCAGACGTGGGTTACATCGGCCTGTCTCGGCATGAACAGCATGCCCGAGGACATCGCAAGGCGGCTTTGCGATTTCCTCGAACTCGACGATGAGGTGTGCATCACGCTGCAGGAGTATCCCCACAAGTCATGGAAGAAGACGGTCCCGCAGGACCCGGTCATCTACCGGCTCTACGAGGCACTCGGCGTATACGGCGATACCATCAAGGAAACCATTCATGAGAAGTTCGGTGATGGCATCATGAGCGCCATCGACTTCTCCATGGACATCCGGAAGCAGGAGGATCCGAACGGGGACCGCGTCGTGATCACGCTGAACGGCAAGTTCCTCCCCTATCGCTCGTGGTGA
- a CDS encoding CbtB domain-containing protein, with protein sequence MKEQIATAATLRTASVSTSLSSPMFQIAATFMLGMVMLFGVGFVDMSAVHTAAHDMRHAAGFPCH encoded by the coding sequence ATGAAAGAACAGATTGCAACGGCTGCCACGCTGCGTACCGCGAGCGTCTCGACCTCGCTGTCCAGCCCGATGTTCCAGATCGCCGCGACCTTCATGCTGGGCATGGTGATGCTCTTCGGGGTGGGTTTCGTGGATATGTCCGCAGTGCATACCGCTGCCCATGACATGCGCCACGCAGCGGGTTTCCCCTGCCACTAG
- the scnC gene encoding thiocyanate hydrolase subunit gamma — MADHDHKPAPMVDEVSDFEILELAVRELAIEKGLFSAEDHRVWTEYVHTLGPLPAARLVAKAWLDPEYKKLCEEDGVEASKAVGIDWVMTPPTHFGTPSDYCNLRVLVDTPKLKHVVVCTLCSCYPRPILGQSPEWYRTPNYRRRLVRWPRQVLSEFGMQLPEDVEVRVADSNQKTRYIVMPVRPEGTEGWTEDQLAEIVTRDCLIGVALPKPGITSNAKRPVLKAKNPVHHDH, encoded by the coding sequence ATGGCAGATCATGACCACAAACCCGCACCGATGGTTGACGAGGTCAGCGATTTTGAGATCCTCGAATTGGCTGTCCGTGAATTGGCCATCGAGAAAGGGCTCTTTTCGGCAGAGGATCACCGGGTGTGGACCGAGTATGTACACACTCTCGGGCCATTGCCGGCGGCCCGCCTGGTGGCCAAGGCGTGGCTGGACCCCGAGTACAAGAAGCTGTGTGAAGAGGATGGTGTCGAGGCCAGCAAGGCCGTGGGCATCGACTGGGTGATGACTCCGCCGACCCACTTCGGCACCCCCAGTGATTACTGCAACCTCCGTGTCCTGGTGGATACGCCGAAACTGAAGCACGTCGTGGTCTGCACGCTCTGCTCCTGCTATCCCCGCCCGATTCTCGGCCAGTCCCCGGAGTGGTATCGCACCCCCAACTACCGTCGCCGTCTCGTGCGCTGGCCGCGCCAGGTGCTGTCGGAGTTCGGCATGCAGCTGCCTGAGGACGTTGAGGTGCGGGTGGCCGACTCCAACCAGAAGACCCGTTACATCGTGATGCCGGTCCGGCCCGAGGGCACCGAGGGTTGGACCGAGGATCAGCTGGCGGAGATCGTGACCCGCGACTGTCTGATCGGAGTTGCTTTGCCGAAGCCCGGCATTACTTCGAATGCGAAGCGCCCGGTCCTCAAGGCCAAGAACCCGGTTCACCACGACCACTGA
- a CDS encoding CbtB domain-containing protein, whose translation MKEQIASAATLRTASVSTSLSSPMFQIAAAFMLGMVMLFGVGFVDMSAVHTAAHDMRHAAGFPCH comes from the coding sequence ATGAAAGAACAGATTGCATCGGCTGCCACGCTGCGTACCGCGAGTGTCTCGACTTCGCTGTCCAGCCCCATGTTCCAGATCGCCGCGGCCTTCATGCTGGGCATGGTGATGCTGTTCGGGGTGGGGTTTGTGGATATGTCCGCGGTGCATACCGCGGCCCATGACATGCGCCATGCAGCGGGTTTCCCCTGCCACTAG
- a CDS encoding ABC transporter permease: MSTVQAEVASERTRAGLKRWAQSSGKKVFDFCAGLLILVVLWWLGVWLITLDPTAPFFFDQFGPGAALLEGLPKLWAYGTLQESISASGARLGTGLLLSIAVGVPIGIMVGLSRLTAETTHVPFQLMRMTSPLSWEPIAVIALATWNQAVVFLIFIGAVWPIIFATAAGVAKIDPSWRKVARNLGAKPWQMLTSVIWPAIAYDVMTGLRLAVGIAWIVIIPAEFFGTSSGIGYTLQNARENLFYDELMAMIVIIGCVGYVMDAVLVRLQKRASWVRED, from the coding sequence TTGAGTACTGTACAGGCCGAAGTGGCGTCCGAGCGTACCCGTGCCGGTTTGAAGAGATGGGCGCAATCGAGCGGGAAGAAGGTCTTTGATTTCTGTGCGGGCCTCCTGATCCTGGTTGTGCTGTGGTGGCTCGGTGTCTGGTTGATCACCCTGGATCCGACCGCGCCGTTCTTTTTCGATCAGTTCGGGCCCGGAGCAGCACTCCTCGAGGGATTGCCCAAGCTGTGGGCATACGGGACGCTGCAGGAGTCGATCTCAGCCAGCGGTGCTCGCCTGGGCACGGGCCTGCTGCTCTCGATTGCGGTCGGGGTGCCCATCGGCATCATGGTTGGCCTGAGCAGGCTGACTGCCGAGACGACCCATGTTCCGTTCCAGCTGATGCGCATGACCAGCCCGCTGTCCTGGGAGCCTATCGCGGTGATTGCCCTGGCGACCTGGAACCAGGCGGTCGTTTTTCTGATTTTCATCGGCGCCGTGTGGCCGATCATCTTTGCCACAGCGGCAGGCGTCGCGAAGATCGATCCGTCCTGGCGGAAGGTTGCGCGTAACCTTGGGGCGAAGCCGTGGCAGATGCTGACTTCGGTGATCTGGCCGGCGATCGCCTACGACGTGATGACCGGGCTCCGGCTCGCGGTGGGTATCGCGTGGATCGTGATTATTCCCGCGGAGTTCTTCGGTACCAGTTCGGGAATCGGATATACGCTCCAGAACGCGCGTGAGAACCTGTTTTATGACGAACTCATGGCGATGATCGTCATCATCGGGTGTGTCGGCTATGTCATGGATGCCGTTCTGGTAAGGCTTCAGAAACGGGCAAGCTGGGTGCGCGAGGATTGA
- a CDS encoding NAD(P)/FAD-dependent oxidoreductase, translated as MKIVVVGGGTGGTIVANNLARRLAPEIKDRKVQISMLTDSDRHMYQPGLLYVAFGQMTPDQLYRDQASLLEPSVDFHVDAVTEFRLDRNEVETRSGKIHKYDILIIATGARIVPEEVPGLKEGSESFFTEESAVRMHKRLMEFEGGTIVMTVSIPHKCPVAPVEAIFMMHDFFKARGIRDKVTLRYQYPVNAVHATRNVAHWAKPEFDKAGIEYETLFNLKEVDPVNKVIHSEEGTELKYDMLIAIPPHRGSEIADKNNLGQGGWIPTHRNKLSVEGYDNVYAIGDCTNIPVSKTGSAAHFEAEVLAENISSMIKTGTSVREYDGRVYCFIEAGYDRATYNSFDYVNLPDLKPPSKAIHWFKMAYNQMYWTTVRGLL; from the coding sequence ATGAAAATCGTAGTAGTCGGGGGGGGTACGGGCGGCACCATCGTGGCCAACAATCTGGCACGGCGATTGGCCCCGGAGATTAAGGACCGAAAGGTCCAGATCAGTATGCTCACGGACTCGGATCGCCACATGTATCAACCCGGTCTGCTCTATGTCGCCTTCGGGCAAATGACGCCCGATCAGCTTTATCGCGATCAGGCCTCCCTGCTCGAGCCGAGCGTTGATTTCCATGTGGATGCGGTCACCGAATTTCGGCTCGACAGGAACGAGGTTGAAACGAGAAGCGGGAAGATCCACAAGTACGATATCCTGATCATTGCAACGGGCGCACGTATCGTGCCGGAGGAAGTGCCGGGGCTGAAGGAAGGGTCGGAAAGTTTCTTCACGGAGGAAAGTGCGGTCCGGATGCACAAGCGTCTCATGGAGTTCGAGGGCGGCACCATCGTGATGACGGTATCCATCCCGCACAAGTGCCCGGTGGCGCCGGTGGAAGCCATCTTCATGATGCACGACTTCTTCAAGGCGCGCGGTATCCGCGACAAGGTGACGCTGCGCTATCAGTATCCCGTCAATGCGGTCCACGCCACCCGCAACGTCGCTCACTGGGCCAAGCCGGAGTTCGACAAGGCGGGTATTGAGTATGAAACGCTGTTCAACCTGAAAGAGGTGGATCCGGTCAACAAGGTGATCCATAGCGAGGAAGGCACCGAACTCAAGTACGACATGCTGATCGCGATCCCACCCCACCGGGGATCTGAAATCGCCGACAAGAACAACCTGGGACAGGGAGGTTGGATCCCGACCCACCGTAACAAACTGAGTGTAGAGGGATACGATAACGTCTATGCAATCGGTGATTGCACGAACATCCCCGTGAGCAAAACCGGATCGGCTGCGCATTTCGAGGCGGAGGTGCTGGCCGAGAACATCTCCTCCATGATCAAGACCGGCACTTCGGTGCGCGAGTATGACGGGCGGGTCTATTGCTTTATCGAGGCCGGTTACGATCGTGCCACTTACAATTCGTTCGACTACGTCAATCTGCCCGACCTGAAGCCTCCGTCCAAGGCGATTCACTGGTTCAAGATGGCGTACAACCAGATGTACTGGACCACAGTGCGCGGGTTACTCTGA
- a CDS encoding CbtA family protein produces MLFRQIVLYALLIGAATGLLLTAVQFWQVFPIIQSAEHFEDELASLHAHSGHGHEHGAHDHDHEHGDGVQRTGLTLLSNMMIGAGFAMLMLSVMVASHRNQAAAGFHWRHGLIWGAAGYAVFFLAPALGQPPEIPGAAGASLEARQLWWLFTVVCTAAGLAGVAFLRSPWRWAALGLLAVPHLVGAPEPSTAMFAEYPPAMAAELEVLARQFFGATALANAIQWLVLGLTSAWAVRRILTSSKANV; encoded by the coding sequence ATGCTCTTTCGGCAAATCGTGCTCTATGCGCTGCTCATCGGTGCGGCGACCGGCCTGCTGCTGACTGCCGTGCAGTTTTGGCAGGTCTTCCCGATCATCCAGAGTGCGGAGCATTTCGAGGACGAACTCGCATCTCTCCATGCACACAGTGGCCACGGCCACGAGCACGGGGCCCATGATCACGATCATGAACATGGGGACGGGGTGCAGCGAACGGGCTTGACCCTGCTGTCCAACATGATGATCGGCGCCGGGTTCGCCATGTTGATGCTCAGCGTGATGGTGGCCTCACACAGGAATCAGGCCGCAGCCGGATTCCACTGGCGCCACGGGCTGATCTGGGGCGCCGCAGGATACGCTGTTTTCTTCCTGGCACCGGCGCTTGGTCAGCCGCCCGAGATTCCGGGGGCCGCCGGGGCGTCTCTGGAGGCGCGACAGCTATGGTGGCTATTCACTGTTGTGTGCACGGCCGCGGGACTCGCCGGGGTGGCGTTTCTCAGATCACCCTGGCGCTGGGCCGCGCTCGGATTGCTGGCGGTGCCGCACCTGGTCGGCGCGCCGGAGCCGTCCACGGCCATGTTTGCGGAGTATCCACCGGCCATGGCGGCGGAACTGGAGGTGCTGGCCCGACAGTTCTTCGGTGCGACGGCACTTGCCAACGCCATTCAGTGGCTCGTGTTGGGGCTTACCTCGGCCTGGGCGGTACGGCGAATTCTGACAAGTTCGAAAGCCAACGTGTAG
- the cynR gene encoding transcriptional regulator CynR — protein MPRKVVFPRSLQYLLAIAEHGSFTRAAEALHVSQPSLSQQIKQLEELLQSPLLDRTGRTVRLTDAGEVYVRHARRAWGELDAGTRAIHDMQDLSRGSLRLGWNPITDYLTCSLLVEFNSLYPGITLSTLEMPQDDIEAAVADDHIDVGITFRHPARSKATRSGEIETTLLFEESLCLAVGNAHPRAGQQDRLDAQEFGQESLVLLNRDFALRRHVDGYCLEHGIVPRTVMETNSLSVIIEMLQVGPLASVLPKTIVRSQCGLYAIDLTPRLPQKAITVITRKGGYKSPACLAFTALASDWSVRRTKEIPVRRRRPCPLAEEYHQPKGSQLQAKH, from the coding sequence ATGCCCAGAAAAGTTGTTTTCCCTCGCTCCCTTCAGTACCTGCTCGCGATCGCCGAGCACGGCAGCTTCACCCGGGCGGCCGAAGCCCTTCACGTATCACAACCCAGCCTGTCCCAGCAGATCAAGCAACTGGAGGAGCTGCTGCAATCCCCGCTGCTGGACCGCACGGGGCGGACAGTGCGGTTGACCGACGCCGGCGAGGTCTACGTGCGCCATGCCCGGCGGGCCTGGGGGGAACTGGACGCCGGTACACGGGCCATCCACGACATGCAGGACCTGAGCCGAGGCTCGCTCCGCCTGGGGTGGAATCCGATCACCGATTACCTGACGTGCTCCCTGCTGGTGGAATTCAACAGCCTCTATCCCGGCATCACGCTGAGCACCCTGGAGATGCCCCAGGACGACATCGAAGCCGCCGTGGCCGACGACCATATTGATGTCGGCATTACCTTTCGCCATCCGGCCCGGAGCAAAGCGACACGATCGGGCGAGATCGAGACGACCCTGCTCTTTGAAGAGTCCCTCTGCCTTGCGGTCGGTAACGCCCACCCCCGTGCGGGCCAGCAGGACCGCCTGGACGCACAGGAATTCGGGCAGGAATCGCTGGTACTGCTCAATCGAGACTTCGCGTTGCGACGCCACGTGGACGGCTATTGCCTGGAGCACGGCATCGTGCCGCGCACCGTGATGGAGACCAATTCGCTCAGCGTGATCATCGAGATGCTTCAGGTCGGACCGCTTGCCAGTGTCCTGCCCAAGACCATCGTTCGCAGCCAGTGCGGCCTTTACGCCATTGACTTGACACCCAGGCTTCCGCAGAAGGCGATCACCGTCATCACCCGCAAGGGTGGGTACAAAAGCCCGGCATGCCTCGCGTTCACGGCGCTGGCCTCGGACTGGTCCGTCCGCAGAACCAAGGAGATACCCGTTCGACGGAGAAGGCCCTGTCCGCTTGCCGAGGAATATCATCAACCGAAGGGAAGTCAGCTGCAGGCGAAACACTGA